GATTTTACGCCAACAGATCATTAATCTTTGAATTTTTGATTCTTATGAAATGGTTTCGGGAGCGGCCGCTGAGGGCTTCCGAGGCCGCGCCACATGCCCCGTGTCAAACCGCCTTCCGGGCTTTTGACCCGCACCGGGCGAAACAACCCGCCCGCCAGCGCAACGCGACCGGCACCGCCATGAAACTGAGCATCGAAAAAGTTGCCGAATACCTCAACCTGCCCCCGAGCACCGTCGAGCGGTGGGTTCGCCAGGGTCGCATTCCGATTCAAAAAACCGGCGACGCCTGCACCTTCGACCGCGCCACCCTGGAAAAATGGGCCCAGCAGCGCAACCTTTTCTTTGGCGTCCCCAATGAGCCCGCGACGCCGGCGCCGGAAATATGCCGCGAGACCCTCATGACGGCGATGAAGCGCGGCGGCATCGTCCACCATCTGCGGGCCGACAGCATCGCAGCGGCATTGAGGGCTGGGGTCGCACACCTGCCACTGCTCTCGGTACAAGACAGAGATGTCCTGTTGGATCGCCTGCTGGAACGCGAGCAGCTGACCTCCACCGGCATCGGCAAGGGAGTGGCCATCCCCCACCCCCGCACCCCCATAGGCGACGACGATTACCCGGCCATGGTGGCCACCTGCTTTCT
The window above is part of the Desulfobacteraceae bacterium genome. Proteins encoded here:
- a CDS encoding PTS sugar transporter subunit IIA, which translates into the protein MKLSIEKVAEYLNLPPSTVERWVRQGRIPIQKTGDACTFDRATLEKWAQQRNLFFGVPNEPATPAPEICRETLMTAMKRGGIVHHLRADSIAAALRAGVAHLPLLSVQDRDVLLDRLLEREQLTSTGIGKGVAIPHPRTPIGDDDYPAMVATCFLESPLEFNAIDDRPVFVLFIILCPSLQQHLHILSRLAFCLRDARFEALLQTRPPAESLLAKVGEIEKTLEGSGRL